The following proteins are encoded in a genomic region of Rattus rattus isolate New Zealand chromosome 2, Rrattus_CSIRO_v1, whole genome shotgun sequence:
- the LOC116890686 gene encoding solute carrier family 22 member 20: MAFTDLLDALGGVGRFQLVYTALLLLPCGLLACHTFLQNFTAAAPPHHCQHPANYTEATTNDSGAWLRATIPLNQHGVPEPCQRYTEPQWALLEPNTSSHGVATEGCKDGWVYDRSIFPSTIVMEWDLVCEARTLRDLAQSVYMSGVLVGAALFGSLADRLGRKAPLVWSYLQLAVSGAVTAYVGSFSAYCIFRFLMGMTFSGIILNSLSLVVEWMPTRGRTVAGILLGFSFTLGQLILAGVAYLIRPWRWLQFAVSAPFLVFFLYSWWLPESSRWLLLHGKAQQAVQNLRKVAMMNGRKVEGERLTIEVVSSYIQNEFASVRTSNSILDLFRTPGIRKVTCCLMMVWFSNSVAYYGLAMDLQKFGLSIYLVQALFGIIDIPAMLVATTTMIYVGRRATVSSFLMLAGLMVIANMFVPEDLQTLRTVQAALGKGCLASSFICVYLFTGELYPTEIRQMGMGFASVNARLGGLAAPLITTLGEISPVLPPVSFGATSVLAGMAVICFLTETRNVPLVETIAAMESRVKEGRSKRDMEQKNEEISLQQLGASPLKETI; this comes from the exons ATGGCCTTCACAGACCTGCTGGATGCCCTGGGCGGTGTGGGTCGCTTCCAGCTTGTCTATACAgccttgctgctgctgccctgtgGGCTGCTGGCCTGCCACACCTTCCTACAGAACTTCACGGCTGCTGCGCCCCCTCACCACTGCCAGCATCCTGCCAACTACACAGAAGCTACCACCAATGACTCAGGAGCCTGGCTGAGGGCCACCATACCCCTGAACCAACATGGGGTCCCTGAGCCATGCCAGCGCTACACAGAGCCTCAGTGGGCCCTTCTGGAACCCAACACCTCCTCCCATGGAGTGGCCACAGAGGGCTGCAAGGATGGTTGGGTCTATGACCGAAGCATTTTCCCATCTACTATTgtgatggag TGGGACCTGGTGTGTGAGGCCCGCACCCTTCGTGACCTGGCTCAGTCCGTCTACATGTCTGGGGTGCTGGTGGGAGCTGCCTTGTTTGGTAGCCTTGCAGACAG GTTGGGTCGCAAGGCCCCGCTGGTCTGGTCGTACCTGCAACTGGCAGTTTCAGGGGCTGTCACAGCCTATGTGGGCTCCTTCAGTGCCTACTGCATCTTCCGGTTCCTGATGGGCATGACCTTCTCTGGCATCATCCTCAACTCCCTCTCCCTGG TTGTAGAATGGATGCCGACCAGGGGCCGGACGGTGGCAGGCATCTTGCTGGGTTTCTCCTTCACCTTGGGTCAGCTCATCCTGGCTGGCGTGGCATACCTGATCCGCCCCTGGCGATGGCTGCAGTTTGCTGTGTCTGCTCCTTTCCTGGTCTTTTTCCTCTACTCTTG GTGGCTTCCAGAGTCGTCCCGATGGCTCCTCCTTCATGGCAAGGCCCAGCAAGCTGTGCAGAACCTACGGAAGGTGGCCATGATGAATGGCaggaaggtggaaggggaaaGGCTGACTATAGAG GTGGTGAGCTCCTATATCCAGAATGAGTTTGCAAGTGTCCGCACCTCCAACTCCATCTTGGATCTCTTCAGAACGCCTGGCATCAGAAAGGTCACGTGCTGTCTCATGATGGTCTG GTTCTCTAACTCCGTGGCTTACTACGGCCTGGCCATGGACCTGCAGAAGTTCGGCCTCAGCATCTACCTGGTACAGGCTCTGTTTGGGATCATCGACATCCCAGCCATGCTGGTTGCCACCACCACTATGATTTATGTGGGACGACGGGCCACGGTGTCCTCCTTCCTCATGTTAGCTGGGCTCATGGTCATTGCCAACATGTTCGTGCCCGAGG ATCTGCAGACCCTGCGGACAGTGCAGGCAGCACTGGGCAAAGGCTGCCTGGCCAGCTCCttcatctgtgtgtatctgttcaCAGGAGAACTCTATCCCACAGAGATCAG GCAGATGGGCATGGGCTTTGCCTCTGTCAACGCCCGCCTCGGAGGCTTGGCGGCGCCCCTGATCACCACACTTGGCGAAATCAGTCCAGTTCTGCCGCCTGTATCCTTTGGTGCCACTTCAGTCTTGGCTGGAATGGCTGtcatctgcttcctgactgagacCCGCAATGTGCCACTGGTGGAAACTATTGCTGCTATGGAGAGCAG AGTCAAAGAAGGCCGTTCCAAAAGAGACATGgaacagaagaatgaagaaatttCTCTTCAGCAGCTGGGGGCTTCTCCCCTCAAAGAAACCATTTAA